Proteins encoded by one window of Panicum virgatum strain AP13 chromosome 7N, P.virgatum_v5, whole genome shotgun sequence:
- the LOC120682572 gene encoding UNC93-like protein 1 — protein MMQPPQVEAAEGLSASSPAPAAKPGGLLRCNSPLAQVCLIGLVCFCLPGMYSALNGLGGGGQADHTVADNANTALYACFAVFGVLGGAIHNLLGPRTTLFLGSLTYPLYVASFLYYNHRPGSQVFPVIAGALLGAGAGFLWAAQGAIMTSYPPPNRRGTYISLFWCLFSLGSALGGLLPLSLNYRRGSKQVAAAASVNDGTYIAFMAVMFVGVALTLLFLPPHKIVRDDGSRPATGDATHSSSAATEAGEVLRLFADWKMLLVVVPAWGNNFVYTYQFNNVNGLLFTLRTRGLNNVVYWAAQMLGSLGLGCLLDFGFASRRKRGLVGVAVFAALGTAVWGGGFANQLRYTDGEWPDLIDFKDGRRYAGPFLLYCSYGLLDAMFQSLVYWIIGALTNDSRVLSRYSGFYKGVQSAGAAVSWQVDVHKTPLMTQLILNWGLITVSYPLLALLVLLAVKDEDGSASSSIEDCKDNEPPTTFH, from the exons ATGATGCAACCGCcgcaggtggaggcggcggagggacTGTCGGCGtcgtcaccggcgccggcggcgaagccAGGAGGGCTCCTCCGCTGCAACTCCCCACTGGCGCAGGTGTGCCTAATAGGCCTGGTATGCTTCTGCTTGCCCGGCATGTACAGCGCGCTCAacggccttggcggcggcgggcaggcggACCACACCGTCGCCGATAACGCCAACACCGCCCTCTACGCCTGCTTCGCCGTCTTCGGCGTCCTCGGCGGCGCGATCCACAACCTCCTGGGCCCGCGCACGACGCTCTTCCTGGGCTCCCTCACCTACCCGCTCTACGTGGCATCCTTCCTCTACTACAACCACCGGCCCGGGTCCCAGGTGTTCCCCGTCATCGCCGGGGCgctcctcggcgccggcgccgggttcCTCTGGGCGGCGCAGGGCGCCATCATGACCTCCtacccgccgcccaaccgccggGGCACCTACATCTCCCTCTTCTGGTGCCTCTTCAGCCTCGGCAGCGCCCTCGGCGGGCTCCTCCCCCTGTCGCTCAACTACCGCCGCGGGAGCAagcaggtcgccgccgccgccagcgtcaACGACGGCACCTACATCGCCTTCATGGCCGTGATGTTCGTCGGCGTGGCGCTCACCCTCCTCTTCCTGCCGCCGCACAAGATCGTCCGCGACGACGGCAGCAGGCCGGCTACCGGGGACGCCACCcactcctcctccgcggccaCCGAGGCCGGCGAGGTCCTCCGGCTCTTCGCCGACTGGAAGATGCTGCTGGTGGTCGTCCCGGCATGGGGCAACAATTTCGTCTACACCTACCAGTTCAACAACGTGAACGGCCTCCTCTTCACGCTCCGTACCAGGGGCCTCAACAACGTCGTCTACTGGGCAGCGCAGATGCTGGGCTCCCTCGGCCTCGGATGCCTCCTCGACTTCGGCTTCGCCAGCCGCAGGAAGAGGGGGCTCGTCGGCGTCGCCGTCTTCGCCGCGCTCGGCACCGCCGTCTGGGGAGGGGGATTCGCCAACCAGCTCAGGTACACGGACGGCGAGTGGCCCGACCTCATCGATTTCAAGGACGGCCGCCGCTACGCCGGGCCGTTCCTGCTCTACTGCAGCTACGGCCTGCTGGATGCCATGTTCCAGAGCCTCGTCTACTGGATCATCGGCGCACTCACAAACGACTCACGGGTCCTCAGCAG GTATTCCGGGTTCTACAAGGGCGTGCAGAGTGCTGGAGCGGCTGTGTCATGGCAAGTCGACGTCCACAAGACGCCCCTGATGACGCAGCTGATTCTGAACTGGGGGCTCATCACTGTCAGCTACCCCTTGCTTGCCCTGCTGGTGCTCTTGGCTGTCAAGGACGAGGACGGTTCGGCATCATCCTCGATCGAGGACTGCAAGGATAACGAACCGCCAACCACCTTCCACTGA